The genomic region CCTGGGCGTGGGTGGCGAACGGGTAGTGGCGCGCCATCACCGGATCGTCGGCGTAGCCCAGGCCGATCTTCCCCAATCCCACGACCACCGTCCGCAGCGGAGCAGCGGTCACGGCTTCACGACGCGGAAAATGGTGGCGGCGTACATCTCTCCCGGGCCAGAGGGCGCCTCCTCCTGCCAGTAGACGTGCCTCACGTGTCCGGCGAACAGCGCCAGCAGCTCCCGCAGCCCGCCGCGCAGCTCCGAGCCCTCCGGGATCAGCCCGCTGTGCGTCCCGAAGGTGGAGCCGATCACGATCAGGCCGCCGTCGCGCGTGACGCGCACCGCTTCCGCGCAGGTGCGGCGGATGTCCGGACTGTAGCGGATCACGGCCGAGCTGTAGTACACGTCGAACGAGTCGTCCGGGAACTCCAGGTCGTTCATGTCCATGAGGTGGATGCGCGGGCTGTAGCTGAACAGGTCCACGGCCGCCACGTTCTCCGGGCGGAAACCGTAGAGCCAGAACAGCATCACCTCCGCCTCGTTGCGCGGCCCCACGCACAGGACCCGGGCGTCGGCCGGGCGGAAGCCATGCACGGCCCGCAGGACCTGGATCAGGCTCTCCGTCCGGCTCCGGTGCCCCTCCAGGAAGCTCAGCACCTGGCTGCGGTTGTGCTGGAAGCCGGAGACGTTCGAGTTGGTCCGCTCCCGCACGACCGAGCCGGCCCCCAGGCGATTCCGCAGGTAGAGCAGGCGGGCGCGGGTGCGGAACCAGAGCGCGAAGGGGACGGGCCGGAGCCGGAGGTAGTCCCAGAGCGCCGGCACATGCCGGGACGCGGGCACGTACCCGCCGCCCACGGAGGCCAGGTAGCGCACCAGGCGTCGCGGCGTGAGCACCCGGGCCTTCCCCGCGACGGCCCGGCCGTGCGCGGCGAAGGCCTCCGGTCCCAGCCGCTCACGAAGGGCGGAGTCGAACGCTCGGCGTGAGCCGAACTCCACATCCACAAGCTCCTCCAGCCGGGAGAGCACCGCGTCCGGGACACCGTCGGCGCGGAGGTCGGCCATTGCGGACGCGTTCACCTTGTAGCTCCCGAGCCGTCGCGCGGCCCTCATCATCGCGCCGTCCCTCCGCGGCGCAGGCAGGTCGCCCACACCAACGCCTACGCTCCCTTCATGGCAAGGATCTCCCGGTCCTCCGGGATCCGGTCGAACAGCTCGCCCCGCTCCGCGTACGGCTCGTTCGTGGGGGCGATGAGCAGCTGCACGATGTCCCGATGGGAGCCCGGCCGCGGAACGCCGGCCGCGTGCAGGCACTCCTGCACGTTGCACAGCATGCTCGCCCCGGCGTCGCCCTCCAGGATCCGGAGGCGGTGCGGATCGAGGAGCCGCTCCTTGATCGACCGGCTCAGCATGTTGCGCCGGAAGTACCCGGGGGAGCGGACGATCTCCCGGGTGCTCGCCTTGTCATGGAAGCGGAAGGCGCCCGTGTCGCGGTTCACCCCGTCGTTGAAGTACACGAAGAGCCGCAGCCCCGTCACCGGGAAGGCGTCGCAGTGGAAGGTGTTGGAGAAGACGTCGTCGGTGACGGACACGTTCGGCACGTGGTGGTTCCGCCAAGCGCGCACCCCCTCGATCCGGAAGTACGTGCCGTAGTACGCGAGCAGCGTCTGCTCCAGCTCCTCCGTGAGCAGGTGCCGGAGCTCCGGGATCCCGGCCACGGGGTCCAGGATGAACCGGGTGGCCCCGGTGGAGGTGGAGGCGGAGCGCTCCGGGTCCTCCATGAGCTCGGCGTAGCGGGCGCGCATCGTGTCGAAGTGCGGACCCTGGTAGCGGCGCTCGATCAGCAGGTAGCCGCTCTCCCGCAGGAACCGGGCGGACGAGGCGTACGGCTCGCCGGGGACCGCGTTGCCGTGGCGAGCGAACTCGGCCCGGAAGGCGCGCAGCTCGCGCATGGGCTCCCGGTTGTTGCGGAAGCCCGCGGCGTTCCCGTAGATGAGCCGTGGCACGATCGCCTGGACGCCGCCCAGGTACGTGGTGACGCGGTTGGAGATCCCCCTGCGGATCCGCTCCGGTGAGAACCTGCCGGGGGCGAGCTGCGAGCTGGAGGTGGCGTTCATCGTGTCCTGTAGGTAGAAGTGTCCGCGTGGGCGCTCCGGAACGGCCGGAGCGGGTCGTCTGTCGGGGGGGGTGCCGGCCCCGTACTCCCGGGCCGGCCTGAGTCTGACACGAGCCGTCCGCGCCCGCGGCGGCGCCCCTACCGGACCGACTTTTCCTCGCAGTGGCGGTTGATCTCCACCAGCCAAGGCTCGGCGCGCAGCAGCGCCATGATCTCCTCGATCCCGAAGGCGTCGCCGTGCTCCGGCTCCAGGCGCGCGTAGACCTCGCGGATGAAGCGGAGGTCCTCGGGATAGTCCAGCTGGAAGCGGTAGCCGGGCGCGTGCCAGCGCCGCGGGGCGAAGAGCTGAAACGCGCGGTAGCGCTCCGGGTGCTCGTAAAAGTACAGCGAGACGTGCTCCCGCACCGCCGGGTCGTCCACCGTGCGCTCCACCTCCTCCAGGTCGCGCAGGCGGAACACCTGCACGTCCATCCCCATCGGAAACGAGAGGTCGCGCACGTTGTGCACGACGTCGCACTCGTTGCCCAGGAAGGTGCGCACCCCCATGTCCACCAGCTCGGGGTCCAGCAGGGTGCAGTCGCCCGTCACCTCCACCACGACCTCCGAGCTCATCTTCCGCTGCGCCTCCACCACCCGGAGGAGCACGTCGTCCTCGCTGCCACGGTGCACCGCGATCCCCTCGGCGCGAGCCCACGCCTCCAGCTCGTCGTCGGCGGGGGAGGTGGAGGTGGCCAGGACCACGTCGTCCAGCATCTCGCTCCGGCGCAGCCGCCGTGCCAGGCGTCCCAGAGCCGGGACGCCGCCCACGTCCATCAGCACCTTCCCCGGGAGCCGGGACGAGCCCATCCGCGCCTCGATGGAGGCCACGACCCGCGGCATGCGCTCAGGCTCCCGCCGGCGCGAGCCCGGCGAGCGCCTCCCGGTTCGCGTGCACCTTGCGGATCGCCTCGCCGAGCCGCTCCGCGGTGGACGCGTCCACGTCGTAGGCGCAGGTCTCGAACATGAGCAGCTCCCGCCGGTGCAATCGCTCGGCCACGGGGCAGAGCCCCTCGGGGTAGGTGCCGCCGGCGAGCACTCGCCCGAAGACCCCCGAGTCCTCCGCGCGCCGCTGGAAGAGCGGTAGGAGGTACAGCGGCCGCACGTACCCCACCCCGTGGGGGAACCCCTCCGCCGCCAGCGCCCGGCTGAAGGCCTCGCGCGGGACTCCGGCCGCCTCCTCGTCCAGGCGCAGGGCCCAGACGTAGTACGCGTGATCGCACCCCGTGCGGACCCGCGGGGGGATGAGCCCCTCCAGGCCCTCCGTCATCGCCGTGAGCGTCTCGGCCAGGCGAACGCGCGGGCCGACGTGCTCCTCGATGCGGCGGAGCTGCTCCAGCCCCACCGCGGCGCTCAGCTCGGTCAGCCGGTAGTTGAAGCCGAGCAGGTTGGTGATGTCCTCGACCCCGTACGCCTCCACCACGTTCTCCGCGTGGTTGCGGATCATCTGCATCCGCAGCGCGAGGTCGTCGTCGTCCGTCACGCACATCCCGCCCTCGCCGGTGTGGATGTGCTTGTGGTAGTTGAGGCTGAACACGCCGACGTCGCCCACGGTCCCCGCAGGGCGGCCGTCCTCGGCCGCGAGCGGCCCCTGCGCGTTGTCCTCCACCAGCCGGATGCCGTGCTCGTCCGCCAGCGCCCGGAGGCGGGCCAGCGGCGCGGGGTGGCCGAACAGGTTGACGGCCAGGATGGCACGGGTGCGCGGCGTGATGGCCCGGCGCACGGCGTCCACGTCCAGGCAGAAGGTCTCCGGCTCCACGTCCGCGAAGACGGGGACCCCGCCGTAGACCAGCGGTGCCATGGCCGTGGCCGACATGGTGAGCGGCGGGACGATCACCTCGTCGCCCGGGCGGATCCCGATGGCGCCCATGGCTGCGCACAGGCCCGAGGTGGCCGAGTTCACCGACACGGTGTGCCGCACCCCGAAGCGCTCGCTCCAGGCCCGCTCGAACTCCTTCACGCGCGGGCCGCCAAGGAACTGCTCCCCGGGGCTCCCGTAGAACCCCGAGAGGCAGTCGGACTCCACCACGCGCCTCACCGCCTCCGCCTCCGCCGCGCCCATGGTGCGGTAGGGCCGCAGAGGGTGCGGGAGGATGGGCTCGCCGCCCAGGATCGCCAGCTCCGGCATGTCAGCTCCCCTCGCTCCCCGGGCGCACCCGCCCCAGGAGGATCTGGTCCACGTATTCGCCGTCCGAGTAGAACTGCTCGCGACGGACCCCCTCCACCTCGAATCCCGCCCGCTGGAACGCGCGCGCCGAGCCGGCATTGCCGCCGTAGCACGAGGCCGTGACCTTGTGCAGGTTCAGCGTGCCGAACGCGTACGCCGTCACCAGCGAAATCGCCTCGGTGGCGTACCCCTTCCCCCAGCAGTCCTTCTCCCCGATCAGCAGGCCGACGTCCCCGGTCCGGTGGATCCAGTCGATCGGGCCCAGCTTGATGTTGCCGACGTGCCGGTCGCCGTCGTGCAGGACGATGGCCAGGAACACGTTGGCGCGGTCTGCCAGCTTCCCCGCCACGAACTCGCGCAGCCCCTCCAGCGACTGCGGGTAGAAGCGGCTCTCCAGGTACCGCGTGACCTCGGGGTCGTTCATCCAGGCGTAGTACGCCTCGCCCACGTCGGAGGGACGCACCTCGCGCAGGTAGACGCGCTCGCCGGTGACGAAGCGGCTCTTCATCGGGCTAGACCACCTTGAAGGGGATTCCGTAGTTGGTCAGGAACGCCTTGGCGCGGATCGGGTTGTTGTCCCCGAAGTTGAACAGGCTCCCGCAGGCGAGGGCGCTCGCCCCGGCCTCCAGGAACCCCTCCTTCAGGTGATTGTAGTGCCCCGCCCCGCCGCACCCGATCACCGGGGCCGGCGAGCGCTCCACCACCCGGCGGATGAGCTCCAGGTCGTATCCCTCCATCGTCCCGTCGCGGTCGATGGAGTTGACCAGGATCTCCCCCGCCCCGTGCTCCACCACGCGCTCCACGTGCTCGTCCAGCCCCACCTCCTCGCGGCGCCGGCCGCAGTCGGAGTACGGCACGTACCTGCCGCTCTCCGCGTTCCGGCGCACGTCGATCCCGACCACCACCGCCTGCGCGCCGAACCGGTCCGCGATACCCCGCAGCACGTCCGGGTCGCGGTAGACGGCGGAGTTCACCACAACCTTGTCGGCCCCCGCGCGGATCAGCCGCGAGGCGTCGTCCACGGAGCGGATCCCCCCGCCCAGGGCCAGCGGCATGAACACCT from Longimicrobiaceae bacterium harbors:
- a CDS encoding imidazole glycerol phosphate synthase cyclase subunit — encoded protein: MLKRRIIPIQLLVGGRLVKTVRFGAYRDVGDPVASSKVYNAQNADELVFLNIDREDRSVAPMLRLLERVSEEVFMPLALGGGIRSVDDASRLIRAGADKVVVNSAVYRDPDVLRGIADRFGAQAVVVGIDVRRNAESGRYVPYSDCGRRREEVGLDEHVERVVEHGAGEILVNSIDRDGTMEGYDLELIRRVVERSPAPVIGCGGAGHYNHLKEGFLEAGASALACGSLFNFGDNNPIRAKAFLTNYGIPFKVV
- a CDS encoding glycosyltransferase family protein, producing the protein MPRVVASIEARMGSSRLPGKVLMDVGGVPALGRLARRLRRSEMLDDVVLATSTSPADDELEAWARAEGIAVHRGSEDDVLLRVVEAQRKMSSEVVVEVTGDCTLLDPELVDMGVRTFLGNECDVVHNVRDLSFPMGMDVQVFRLRDLEEVERTVDDPAVREHVSLYFYEHPERYRAFQLFAPRRWHAPGYRFQLDYPEDLRFIREVYARLEPEHGDAFGIEEIMALLRAEPWLVEINRHCEEKSVR
- a CDS encoding methyltransferase domain-containing protein, which produces MMRAARRLGSYKVNASAMADLRADGVPDAVLSRLEELVDVEFGSRRAFDSALRERLGPEAFAAHGRAVAGKARVLTPRRLVRYLASVGGGYVPASRHVPALWDYLRLRPVPFALWFRTRARLLYLRNRLGAGSVVRERTNSNVSGFQHNRSQVLSFLEGHRSRTESLIQVLRAVHGFRPADARVLCVGPRNEAEVMLFWLYGFRPENVAAVDLFSYSPRIHLMDMNDLEFPDDSFDVYYSSAVIRYSPDIRRTCAEAVRVTRDGGLIVIGSTFGTHSGLIPEGSELRGGLRELLALFAGHVRHVYWQEEAPSGPGEMYAATIFRVVKP
- a CDS encoding GNAT family protein, producing MKSRFVTGERVYLREVRPSDVGEAYYAWMNDPEVTRYLESRFYPQSLEGLREFVAGKLADRANVFLAIVLHDGDRHVGNIKLGPIDWIHRTGDVGLLIGEKDCWGKGYATEAISLVTAYAFGTLNLHKVTASCYGGNAGSARAFQRAGFEVEGVRREQFYSDGEYVDQILLGRVRPGSEGS
- a CDS encoding DegT/DnrJ/EryC1/StrS family aminotransferase, which produces MPELAILGGEPILPHPLRPYRTMGAAEAEAVRRVVESDCLSGFYGSPGEQFLGGPRVKEFERAWSERFGVRHTVSVNSATSGLCAAMGAIGIRPGDEVIVPPLTMSATAMAPLVYGGVPVFADVEPETFCLDVDAVRRAITPRTRAILAVNLFGHPAPLARLRALADEHGIRLVEDNAQGPLAAEDGRPAGTVGDVGVFSLNYHKHIHTGEGGMCVTDDDDLALRMQMIRNHAENVVEAYGVEDITNLLGFNYRLTELSAAVGLEQLRRIEEHVGPRVRLAETLTAMTEGLEGLIPPRVRTGCDHAYYVWALRLDEEAAGVPREAFSRALAAEGFPHGVGYVRPLYLLPLFQRRAEDSGVFGRVLAGGTYPEGLCPVAERLHRRELLMFETCAYDVDASTAERLGEAIRKVHANREALAGLAPAGA